DNA sequence from the Candidatus Cloacimonadota bacterium genome:
ACCATTTTCAAAGTTGTGAGCATAATCAAATCCGATAAGACCAAATGGGCTGCGAACGCGAATTCCCACACCAGCACCGGTTTTCATTGTCCAGAAATCGAATTCTTCCAATTTATTGAAGCTGTTCCCGGAATCCATAAAAATCAATCCAACAATTTGGTCTCCTGCGATGGGAGCACCATATTCTGCAGAAAAGATCACTTCGCGCAAACCGCCGTCACGCGGGCCGATTGAGCGGTCTGAATATCCACGAACTCCATCTGGTCCTGTTCCTCCCAGATAAAATCTTTCATCTGGTGGAGTGTCGGTTCCATTATATCCAGTTACATAACCGAATCGCCATTTTGTACGCAGAGCCAGCTTCCAGATGGTTTTTGTATACCAACTTACCTGCATGATCTGTTTAAAATAGTTGAAATCGCCCTGCAATGGTCCTCCGGCAACTTCGGAATAAATGGTGAAATTTGAACCTGCCGTGGGGAAGAAGATATTGTCTCTGCTATCGCGGGAAAATGTTAAGGAAATAGCACTGGTATTTTGCCAGCCAGCTTCATCAAGTTCGATCAGAGTTTCGGAAGCGTTATCTTCTTCTCCTTTCAAAATATCATATTTCTTGGAATAGAAAGAATAACCAGCTACTAATTTGGAGTAATTCAAGAAGTAAAGTGGCCGTCCCAATTTGACTGCACCACCAGAAGTTCTAACTTCGTAAGTATCCCATTCTTTGGTTGTAAGATATATATCGAAACCTACTAAAGTATTTGTGTCTCTAAAATAAGGATTGGTAAAGTTTAAACTGAAGTTTTGTGTAGATCCACCGAATTCCCATTTAACGCCAGCCTGCCAGGAATTTCCTAAAAGATTGTTGTGAGAAACAGCTAATTGACCTACCAAACCATCCTGACTGTTCAAAGCAACTCCGCCATTTGCAGTTCCCGAAACCTTATCATTCAAATTGATAGTAAGGTCGATATCACCATTCTGGTTGATAATTTTGGGATTATCAAGATACATATCCGGCTCGAAAAATCCCATGTTATAAATATTTTGTTGGGAACGCATAACTTTGGATTGCTGGAAATAATCTCCAGGCGAAATTACAAGTTGTCTTCTAATAATTTTTTCCTTGGTTTTGCGATTACCTTTTATGTGGATCTTTCTTACTTTTGCTCTGGTGTTTTCCTGGATATTAAGTCGAATATTTATTTTATTGTCGATTTTTTCCAGTTCCTGATCGAAATTTGCGTAAATATAACCATCTTCATAATACAGAGATGTAACCGCACCAAGTTGTTCATTAAATTTTTCCAGATTAAATATCTCATCTTCCTTGAAACGGAAATTACCGGTTATCATTTCGTCAGTAAAGCGTTCATTTCCTTCCACAAAAACATCACCAAAAGTATATTGTTTGCCTTCAAAGAGATAAATATCGATCACAAATCGATCGTTTACAATATTGCGTTCCCAGGAAATTATTCTAGCGTCGATGAAGCCTTTTTTATTATAATATTTTACTAAATTTATCAGGTCTTCATCAAACTTCTCCTGCTCAAATTTTCCCGACCTGAAAAGACTGGCTTTTTTGGTCTTCATTTTGCCGAGTAGTTTTTTGGCTCTGATAAGTTTATTTCCATGTATTTTTATGGCTTTAATGGTAACCTTGTCATTTTCATTTGTATTTATGATGACATTGACTGTGTTATTATCCTTTTCTTTGGATTGGAAATTGACTTCTGCCAGGTGATAGCCTTTGGTTTTATATTCGTTCAGGATCGTATTTTCTATTTCTTTCTGCAGGAATGGAGCCCAATAACTTCCTTCTCGCAAATCAATTGCATCAAGTAGTTTTTTATCGCTCAATTTATCATTGTTCTCAAAAATTATTTTATTCACAACCGGAAATTCTGAAACATAGATCTGTAACGTGATGCCTTGTAGTAATGTTTCATATTCGATTCGAACATCCTGAAAAACACCTAGTTGGTAAAGATTGTTGATAGATTTTCCTACTTGTTCAATATCCAGAAGATCACCGATCTCTAAAGTAATGATGGAAGTAATCAGATCGGTTTCTATATTTTCATTCCCAAAAACTTCTATATCTAAGATCAATTGATTCTGGGCAGATAGTAAAGATCCCAAAAGCAACATAAGCAACAGTATTACAGCCTGTTTCTTCATTCAACCTCCAATCTATTAGCTAAGATGCACCATTTATAAAATGAAGTTTTCTACGTAAAGTTTTTTTGTGAATTAATTTTAATCAATAGAATTCCTCGATGCTGTATCGCGGTTATCCAAATTTTCTCCCCTGATTGAGGGAAGATGCCAAAGGCAGAGGGGTAAGTATAGATAATTCGATTTTAAGTTTACTGAAATAAATTTGGCAAAATGCTCTTAGGTTTGCCACAGGAAAAGTCAAAATTCTTGACGATAAATTCTTAATATAAAATTTCGGAATCAATTCAAAAGTGAATTAAATTTGTGGGGCATTAGCTCAGCTGGGAGAGCGCTACACTGGCAGTGTAGAGGTCAGCGGTTCGAGCCCGCTATGCTCCACCATATATCCAATTCATCTTCTTCTTTTCAAAACTTTATTTTATGGGAACCAAGTGACACAATACGAAAAGGAAGGAGAAAATTGAGTTTTACCATTTATAACATTATGGGACAAAAAGTACTTTCACAGAAATATGAAGCAGGTTTCCACACATTCACTTGGGATGCAACTAAACAGTCATCAGGAGTTTATTTCTATCTGCTTAGAACACCGAGTTATTACAAAACGAATAAGATGATCATGCTAAAGTAAAAAGAAGAAAACCATTATACTTTCAACCTTCCAGTTTGCATTAACTTGGAAAGTTTTTTTTATTGAAAAAAATTGACAAAATTCATTAAAGATCACTTTTTTTATTTTAATAAAATTGTGGGAGGATTTCTATGAATAAAATTTGTTTTGTATTTTTGTTTTTAATTTTGGTTTTTTCAATGTATTCAACTAATAACTGCTTGCAATTTGATGGCGACAATGATTATGTTTCCATTGCCGATAATTCTGCGCACAAACCTGTCTCGGTAACAGTTGAAGCCTGGGTGTATATAAACTCAAACACGAATACATATACAGAGAGTAATGCTCAATATGTTATTTTTAAGCAGAATACCAGAACCGGACAATTTGAAGGATACTGCATATATTATGATAAGAATAATCATTTCGTAGGTATTGTTAGCTCTAGTACAGGGCAACAAAGGAGTGTTACCAGCTCGGTAATAAATTTACAGGAG
Encoded proteins:
- the bamA gene encoding outer membrane protein assembly factor BamA, producing MKKQAVILLLMLLLGSLLSAQNQLILDIEVFGNENIETDLITSIITLEIGDLLDIEQVGKSINNLYQLGVFQDVRIEYETLLQGITLQIYVSEFPVVNKIIFENNDKLSDKKLLDAIDLREGSYWAPFLQKEIENTILNEYKTKGYHLAEVNFQSKEKDNNTVNVIINTNENDKVTIKAIKIHGNKLIRAKKLLGKMKTKKASLFRSGKFEQEKFDEDLINLVKYYNKKGFIDARIISWERNIVNDRFVIDIYLFEGKQYTFGDVFVEGNERFTDEMITGNFRFKEDEIFNLEKFNEQLGAVTSLYYEDGYIYANFDQELEKIDNKINIRLNIQENTRAKVRKIHIKGNRKTKEKIIRRQLVISPGDYFQQSKVMRSQQNIYNMGFFEPDMYLDNPKIINQNGDIDLTINLNDKVSGTANGGVALNSQDGLVGQLAVSHNNLLGNSWQAGVKWEFGGSTQNFSLNFTNPYFRDTNTLVGFDIYLTTKEWDTYEVRTSGGAVKLGRPLYFLNYSKLVAGYSFYSKKYDILKGEEDNASETLIELDEAGWQNTSAISLTFSRDSRDNIFFPTAGSNFTIYSEVAGGPLQGDFNYFKQIMQVSWYTKTIWKLALRTKWRFGYVTGYNGTDTPPDERFYLGGTGPDGVRGYSDRSIGPRDGGLREVIFSAEYGAPIAGDQIVGLIFMDSGNSFNKLEEFDFWTMKTGAGVGIRVRSPFGLIGFDYAHNFENGKWEPHFQFGTTF